The Acidobacteriota bacterium genome has a segment encoding these proteins:
- the mtaB gene encoding tRNA (N(6)-L-threonylcarbamoyladenosine(37)-C(2))-methylthiotransferase MtaB produces MRHRTFYVRTFGCRLNQFDSALVEHDLRERGWRPARTFRDAAVVVANTCTVTRRADSDARRFAHRVKRGNPTAILVLTGCYATRNTTLREKIPQIDFLVSNADKARIAEIVERHARQEPVEHVYDGDILKARELDYAPLERFFDKSRAFLKVQDGCDARCTFCIIPAVRGASRSLPPGRIEEQARRFAEAGHPEIVLTGIHLGRYGLDLNGEGVNLARLVERLLKIERIRRLRLSSIEPLEVTDELVRLAAGEERIAPHFHVPLQSGSDAVLRRMGRPYQVSQYARVLERVGKNLPDAGIGADVLVGFPGETSKDFDATLRFVERSNLTYLHVFRYSPRPGTAALRFREKVPGRAASERGAQLRNLSRRLNLRFRRAQEGKIQRAALLESRSGAPAALTGNYIEVSLSAPPDGAGNFFPLRIERATAKGTWGRVAAP; encoded by the coding sequence GCCGCCTGAACCAGTTCGACTCGGCGCTCGTCGAGCATGATCTGCGCGAGCGCGGCTGGCGGCCCGCACGGACGTTTCGCGACGCGGCGGTCGTCGTCGCGAACACGTGCACCGTCACCCGCCGCGCCGACTCGGACGCGCGCCGGTTCGCCCACCGCGTCAAGCGCGGCAACCCGACGGCGATCCTGGTCCTCACGGGCTGCTACGCGACGCGCAACACGACGCTGCGCGAAAAAATTCCTCAAATCGACTTCCTCGTCTCGAACGCCGACAAGGCGCGCATCGCCGAGATCGTCGAAAGGCACGCGCGGCAGGAACCGGTCGAGCACGTCTACGACGGCGACATCCTCAAGGCGCGCGAGCTGGACTACGCCCCGTTGGAGAGATTCTTCGACAAGTCGCGCGCGTTCCTGAAGGTGCAGGACGGCTGCGACGCGCGCTGCACGTTCTGCATCATCCCCGCGGTGCGCGGCGCGAGCCGGAGCCTCCCGCCCGGGCGCATCGAGGAGCAGGCGCGCCGCTTCGCCGAGGCCGGACACCCCGAGATCGTGCTGACGGGCATCCACCTCGGCCGCTACGGGCTCGACCTGAACGGCGAGGGCGTGAACCTCGCGCGGCTCGTCGAGCGGCTTCTGAAGATCGAAAGAATCCGGCGCCTGCGCCTGAGCTCCATCGAGCCGCTGGAGGTGACCGACGAGCTCGTCCGCCTGGCCGCGGGCGAGGAGCGCATCGCGCCGCATTTCCACGTGCCGCTCCAGAGCGGCTCGGACGCGGTGCTCCGCCGCATGGGGCGCCCCTACCAGGTCTCGCAGTACGCGCGCGTCCTCGAGCGCGTCGGAAAGAATCTGCCCGACGCCGGAATCGGCGCCGACGTCTTGGTGGGCTTCCCCGGCGAGACCTCAAAAGATTTCGACGCGACGCTCCGCTTCGTCGAGCGGAGCAACCTGACGTACCTGCACGTCTTCCGCTATTCGCCGCGTCCGGGGACGGCGGCGCTGCGCTTTCGGGAGAAAGTGCCCGGGCGCGCCGCCTCGGAGCGGGGCGCGCAGCTGAGGAACCTTTCGCGCCGCCTCAACCTGCGCTTCCGCCGCGCGCAGGAGGGAAAGATTCAGCGGGCCGCGCTCCTCGAAAGCCGGAGCGGCGCTCCCGCGGCTCTTACTGGAAACTACATCGAGGTTTCGCTCTCGGCTCCGCCGGACGGCGCGGGAAATTTCTTCCCGCTCCGCATCGAGCGCGCCACAGCCAAGGGAACTTGGGGCAGGGTAGCGGCACCGTAG
- the trxA gene encoding thioredoxin, producing MPEHTVKFTDDNFEEKVLKADKPVLVDFWATWCGPCKMVAPTIEALAEEYQGKIKVGKLSTEENQKVPADLGVQAIPTVILFKDGKEVDRVMGAAPKEAFVELIKKGL from the coding sequence ATGCCCGAGCATACGGTAAAATTTACCGACGATAATTTCGAGGAGAAAGTCCTCAAGGCCGACAAGCCCGTCCTGGTGGATTTTTGGGCCACATGGTGCGGCCCGTGCAAGATGGTCGCCCCGACCATCGAAGCGCTCGCCGAGGAATACCAGGGAAAGATCAAAGTCGGGAAGCTGAGCACCGAGGAGAACCAGAAAGTTCCTGCGGATTTGGGCGTCCAGGCCATCCCGACCGTGATTCTTTTTAAAGACGGCAAGGAGGTGGACCGCGTCATGGGCGCCGCGCCGAAAGAGGCGTTCGTCGAGCTGATCAAGAAGGGGCTGTAG
- a CDS encoding site-2 protease family protein has product MTYPPLEPYTYSAPHHTGAAPEVFSPPHETPPQPPPRPMVFWNVLLFVLTGFTTLAAGWYNAFRFLFQEEMAETFKPETLPVALLSYFIAISPYLLRGLLSPIVWLNGVLFSFSILLILGCHELGHYLTCRRYGVDATLPYFLPFPSIVGTMGAFIRIRSPIPTRKILFDIGVAGPIAGFVVAVPIAFLGLAQSTVIRTADTGSIMVFGEPLVMAWMRSVLFGPLPADSVLFIHPMAFAGWFGFLATAFNLLPVGQLDGGHMLYACMGNAYRWVGRAVFVVALVLSLWWPGWLLWCVIFALMGFRHPRVQYSEEPLDGRRLLVACFGLAMLVLTFIPVPVWFVE; this is encoded by the coding sequence ATGACTTATCCACCGCTTGAGCCGTATACCTATTCGGCGCCGCATCACACGGGCGCGGCGCCGGAGGTGTTTTCTCCTCCGCACGAGACGCCGCCGCAGCCCCCGCCGAGGCCCATGGTTTTTTGGAACGTCCTTTTGTTCGTCCTGACGGGATTCACCACGCTCGCTGCCGGCTGGTACAACGCCTTTCGTTTCCTGTTTCAGGAGGAAATGGCCGAGACGTTCAAGCCGGAAACGCTCCCGGTCGCCTTGCTTTCCTACTTTATCGCCATATCTCCTTACCTTCTGCGCGGCCTGCTGAGTCCCATTGTGTGGCTCAACGGCGTGCTTTTCTCGTTTTCGATTCTTCTTATCCTCGGCTGCCACGAGCTGGGGCATTACCTCACCTGCCGCCGCTACGGCGTGGACGCGACGCTTCCTTACTTTCTTCCCTTCCCGAGCATCGTGGGCACCATGGGCGCTTTCATCCGCATCCGCTCGCCGATCCCCACGCGGAAGATTCTTTTCGACATCGGCGTCGCGGGGCCCATCGCGGGCTTCGTGGTCGCCGTGCCGATTGCTTTCCTCGGGCTGGCGCAGAGCACGGTCATCCGCACCGCCGACACGGGGAGCATCATGGTGTTCGGGGAGCCGCTCGTGATGGCGTGGATGCGGTCGGTCCTGTTTGGCCCGCTTCCCGCAGACTCCGTGCTTTTCATTCACCCCATGGCCTTCGCCGGATGGTTCGGGTTTCTCGCAACGGCCTTCAACCTGCTGCCCGTGGGGCAGCTCGACGGCGGCCACATGCTCTACGCATGCATGGGAAACGCCTACCGTTGGGTGGGGCGGGCGGTGTTCGTCGTGGCGCTCGTGCTCTCCCTTTGGTGGCCGGGGTGGCTCCTGTGGTGCGTCATCTTCGCCCTGATGGGATTCCGCCATCCGCGCGTCCAGTATTCCGAGGAGCCGCTCGACGGGCGGCGCCTCCTGGTTGCGTGCTTCGGCCTTGCCATGCTGGTTCTGACGTTCATACCCGTGCCCGTGTGGTTTGTGGAATGA
- a CDS encoding tetratricopeptide repeat protein, translated as MPEPSENFDALFEAGQRHARARRHAEALEPLEQALRLRPHSEKALNLLGLMHFRLDHYREAEEIYRALVQNNPQVHTLHLNLGLVYIKMNRLNEAEAHLTKALTLEPRHTKASMYLGLVYERRGELGRALECYEKSGADKQANRIRRAFAERAEAPGPSGADTLKVRVPREEDILGVEQPPPAAQRESRPPTVKLQIRVFDAESASHPRGFALFDRGRALRVSVEKHFYASAGNAAGVAGWLRASHAAFSARLIRLEGSGQILFTAPPERSGYLLAGGFDAFHVLQDALWGMSGGLEGAERSFGERSFLVVSGEGVIAVASRARPAVQNLEVLPFQTPVSRVLGWACAKPPEIASRHPLLPHKDPVLRFVAAGLVLLWEP; from the coding sequence ATGCCGGAGCCTTCCGAAAATTTCGACGCGCTTTTTGAAGCCGGGCAGCGCCATGCCCGGGCCCGCCGCCACGCGGAAGCCCTGGAGCCGCTCGAGCAGGCGCTGCGCCTTCGTCCCCACAGCGAGAAGGCGTTGAACCTCCTAGGCCTTATGCACTTCCGCCTCGACCACTATCGGGAGGCCGAGGAAATCTACCGCGCGCTCGTGCAAAACAACCCGCAGGTGCATACGCTTCATCTCAACCTGGGGCTCGTCTACATCAAGATGAACCGCCTGAACGAGGCCGAGGCCCACCTCACGAAAGCGCTCACACTCGAGCCGCGCCACACCAAGGCGAGCATGTACCTGGGCCTGGTCTACGAGCGGCGGGGGGAGCTGGGGCGCGCACTCGAGTGCTACGAAAAGAGCGGCGCGGACAAGCAGGCGAACCGCATTCGCAGGGCGTTCGCCGAGCGCGCCGAGGCCCCCGGCCCGAGCGGCGCGGACACGCTCAAGGTGCGTGTGCCCCGGGAGGAGGACATTCTCGGCGTCGAGCAGCCGCCCCCCGCGGCCCAGCGCGAGTCGCGACCCCCGACCGTAAAGTTGCAAATTCGCGTGTTTGATGCCGAGAGCGCCTCGCACCCGCGAGGCTTCGCCCTTTTCGACCGGGGGCGCGCGCTTCGCGTGTCGGTCGAAAAGCATTTCTACGCTTCGGCGGGAAACGCCGCCGGGGTGGCCGGGTGGCTTCGGGCGTCGCATGCGGCGTTTTCTGCGCGCCTTATCCGTCTGGAAGGGAGCGGACAAATTCTCTTCACCGCTCCGCCGGAGCGCTCCGGGTACCTTCTGGCCGGAGGCTTCGACGCGTTCCACGTCCTGCAGGACGCGCTTTGGGGAATGAGCGGCGGCCTCGAGGGCGCCGAGCGCTCGTTCGGGGAGCGCTCGTTTCTCGTCGTCAGCGGAGAGGGCGTCATCGCCGTGGCGTCCCGCGCCCGGCCGGCGGTGCAGAACCTCGAAGTGCTTCCATTCCAAACGCCCGTTTCAAGAGTGCTCGGCTGGGCGTGCGCGAAGCCGCCCGAGATTGCCTCGCGCCATCCCCTGCTTCCGCACAAGGACCCCGTGCTGCGCTTCGTCGCGGCGGGGCTGGTGCTCCTCTGGGAGCCTTGA
- a CDS encoding lytic transglycosylase domain-containing protein — protein MGNFHRPRRCTRGKRLTLVFAAFLLLAGWGASAQDEIRLARLTEGLSRSFLSGHWIDGERRIRYRHQVQNFSHSRKLDPRLVEAVVAVESNFNPRAVSRKGAAGLMQLMPQTAKQYGVENRFDPIENLAAGTRHLRALLDRYEGNLELALAAYNAGEDAVERYGGVPPYPETRNFVKKVLALYYKAARPPDSRFYRYEDETGRTCISNAVPAGARNVSPVVFTRRTNF, from the coding sequence ATGGGAAATTTCCACCGACCCCGACGCTGCACACGGGGCAAGCGTTTGACGCTTGTTTTCGCGGCGTTCCTCCTGCTCGCGGGGTGGGGCGCCTCCGCCCAGGACGAAATCCGACTCGCCCGCCTCACGGAGGGGCTCTCGCGCTCCTTCCTCTCGGGCCACTGGATCGACGGGGAAAGGCGCATCCGCTATCGCCACCAGGTGCAGAATTTTTCGCACTCGCGCAAGCTTGATCCCCGCCTCGTGGAGGCGGTCGTCGCCGTCGAGTCGAACTTCAACCCCCGCGCCGTCTCGCGCAAGGGGGCGGCGGGACTGATGCAGCTCATGCCGCAGACCGCGAAGCAATACGGCGTCGAGAACCGCTTTGACCCCATCGAGAACCTTGCGGCCGGCACACGCCATCTGCGCGCCCTCCTCGACCGCTACGAGGGCAACCTGGAGCTTGCGCTCGCCGCGTACAACGCCGGCGAGGACGCCGTCGAGCGCTACGGAGGCGTTCCGCCGTATCCGGAGACGCGGAATTTCGTCAAGAAAGTGCTCGCGCTCTACTACAAGGCGGCAAGGCCGCCCGACAGCCGCTTCTACCGCTACGAGGACGAGACGGGGCGCACGTGCATCTCCAACGCCGTCCCCGCGGGCGCGCGGAACGTTTCGCCGGTGGTCTTCACGCGGCGCACCAACTTTTAG
- the alaS gene encoding alanine--tRNA ligase, which yields MKSAEIRKIFKDFFIEHDHEAVASSSLVPYGDETLLFTNAGMNQFKNVFLGRESRARTRAVTAQKCMRVSGKHNDLENVGRTARHHTFFEMLGNFSFGDYFKKEAIAYSWEFLMKRMGVDAKRLWVTVYEEDDDAHDLWKKMNVLPGERIRKLGKEENFWAMGETGPCGPCSEIHYDWGEEHGCKKPSCSAGCECGRFVELWNLVFMQYNRTEKGGTEPLGKPSVDTGMGIERIAAATQDVFSNYETDLFQPLIRAVEDISKRGYGDSADATVSMNVIADHARALTFLISDGVTPSNEGRGYVLRKIMRRAMKHGRYVGLEEPFLYRLVETVAGAMADEYPELRRTRPYVEEVCESEEKKFADTLAVGMNLLENLFEDMRAKGEKVIPGEDAFRLYDTYGFPLDLTGDVARDRGFEVDGAGFEACLAKQREAARRSWRAAAPTQVEGVYRDLAREKPIPFLGYEALEVERTEVLAILRDGKRVECLVQGQEGEVVLNETPFYAEAGGQVGDAGVLSINGTLVEVHDTQKPVEGLVVHKARVQSGRLRTGDFVRARVDAARRLDTMANHTATHLLHAALREILGEHVKQSGSLVAPDRLRFDFSHFKQVPPDVLHAIEDRVNGEIRADKTLVVEEMTLDEALARGAMALFGENYGERVRVLTVPGFSVELCGGTHTRTTGEIGLFKFTEERGVASGVRRVEALTGRGALARIQRDWEILSRATERLNAPREDILDRLEALRKHVEAYEKEIERLKIAAASADSGGESWEKFVRRVSDVRVLAREVQGLDPAGLRGLSDRFMEKLGSGVVVLGCRDGDKAALLVSVSKDLTPRLHAGKIIKELAPLMDGTGGGKPTLGQAGGKSPEKLASALERSYAVVEEHMKKSA from the coding sequence ATGAAAAGCGCCGAAATTCGTAAGATTTTCAAGGACTTTTTCATCGAGCACGACCACGAGGCCGTCGCCTCGTCCTCGCTCGTGCCCTACGGCGACGAGACCCTTCTCTTCACGAACGCCGGCATGAACCAGTTCAAGAACGTCTTCCTCGGCCGGGAGAGCCGCGCCCGCACGCGCGCCGTCACGGCGCAGAAGTGCATGCGCGTGAGCGGCAAGCACAACGACCTCGAAAACGTGGGCCGCACCGCGCGCCACCACACCTTTTTCGAGATGCTCGGAAACTTCTCCTTCGGCGATTACTTCAAGAAGGAGGCCATCGCCTACAGCTGGGAATTCCTGATGAAGCGCATGGGCGTCGACGCGAAGCGCCTCTGGGTGACGGTCTACGAGGAGGACGACGACGCGCACGATTTGTGGAAAAAAATGAACGTGCTTCCTGGCGAGCGCATCCGAAAGCTGGGCAAGGAGGAGAATTTCTGGGCCATGGGAGAGACCGGCCCCTGCGGCCCGTGCTCGGAGATCCACTACGACTGGGGCGAGGAGCACGGCTGCAAAAAACCGTCATGCAGCGCGGGATGCGAGTGCGGGCGCTTCGTCGAGCTCTGGAACCTCGTTTTCATGCAGTACAACCGCACGGAGAAGGGCGGGACGGAGCCTTTGGGAAAGCCCTCCGTGGACACGGGGATGGGCATCGAGCGCATCGCGGCCGCGACGCAGGACGTTTTTTCCAACTACGAGACCGACCTCTTCCAGCCCCTCATCCGGGCGGTCGAGGACATTTCGAAGCGCGGCTACGGGGATTCCGCCGACGCGACGGTTTCCATGAACGTCATCGCCGACCACGCGCGGGCGCTCACGTTTCTCATCTCGGACGGCGTCACCCCCTCGAACGAGGGGCGCGGCTACGTGCTCCGCAAAATCATGCGCCGCGCCATGAAGCACGGGCGCTACGTGGGTCTTGAAGAGCCTTTCCTGTACCGGCTCGTGGAGACGGTGGCCGGGGCGATGGCGGACGAATATCCCGAGCTGCGACGGACGCGCCCCTACGTCGAGGAGGTGTGCGAGAGCGAGGAGAAGAAATTCGCCGATACGCTCGCGGTCGGCATGAATCTTCTGGAGAACCTTTTCGAAGATATGCGCGCGAAGGGCGAGAAGGTGATTCCCGGAGAGGATGCGTTCCGCCTCTACGACACCTACGGGTTTCCGCTCGACCTCACCGGGGACGTCGCCAGGGACCGCGGCTTCGAGGTGGACGGGGCGGGATTCGAGGCATGCCTCGCCAAGCAGCGCGAGGCGGCGCGGCGCTCGTGGCGGGCCGCGGCCCCCACCCAGGTCGAGGGCGTCTACCGGGACCTCGCCCGGGAAAAACCTATTCCGTTTCTCGGCTACGAGGCCCTCGAAGTGGAGCGCACCGAGGTTCTCGCCATTCTCCGGGACGGCAAGCGTGTGGAGTGCTTAGTGCAAGGACAGGAAGGTGAAGTTGTCCTGAATGAAACGCCGTTCTACGCCGAGGCCGGCGGCCAGGTGGGCGACGCGGGCGTGCTTTCGATAAACGGGACTCTCGTGGAGGTGCATGATACGCAGAAGCCCGTCGAGGGGCTCGTCGTGCACAAGGCGCGCGTTCAGTCGGGCCGGCTGCGCACGGGAGACTTCGTGCGCGCCCGGGTGGACGCCGCTCGGCGCCTCGACACCATGGCTAACCACACGGCGACGCACCTTCTCCACGCGGCGCTGCGCGAGATACTGGGCGAGCACGTCAAGCAGAGCGGCTCCCTCGTCGCGCCCGACCGGCTGCGCTTCGATTTCTCCCACTTCAAGCAGGTTCCGCCCGACGTGCTGCACGCCATCGAGGACCGCGTCAACGGCGAAATCCGCGCCGACAAGACGCTCGTAGTGGAGGAGATGACGCTCGACGAGGCGCTGGCGCGGGGGGCGATGGCGCTCTTCGGGGAGAATTACGGCGAGCGCGTGCGCGTCCTCACGGTACCCGGCTTCAGCGTCGAGCTCTGCGGCGGCACGCACACGCGCACCACCGGCGAGATCGGCCTTTTCAAGTTCACCGAGGAGCGCGGCGTCGCCTCGGGCGTGCGGCGCGTCGAGGCGCTCACGGGGCGCGGCGCCCTGGCCCGAATCCAAAGGGATTGGGAAATTCTATCCCGGGCCACCGAACGCCTGAACGCCCCCCGCGAGGACATCCTGGATCGGCTGGAGGCGCTGCGCAAGCACGTGGAGGCGTACGAGAAGGAGATCGAGCGGCTGAAAATCGCGGCCGCCTCCGCCGATTCCGGGGGAGAAAGCTGGGAAAAATTCGTGCGCCGTGTGTCCGACGTCCGGGTTCTCGCGAGGGAGGTGCAGGGGCTCGACCCGGCGGGGCTGCGCGGCCTCTCGGACCGCTTCATGGAAAAGCTCGGCTCGGGCGTCGTTGTGCTCGGATGCCGCGACGGGGACAAGGCGGCGCTTCTTGTTTCCGTCAGCAAAGATTTAACGCCGCGCCTCCACGCCGGAAAAATCATCAAGGAGCTCGCACCCCTTATGGACGGCACGGGCGGCGGCAAGCCCACGCTCGGGCAGGCCGGGGGCAAATCGCCCGAGAAACTTGCCTCGGCGCTCGAGCGAAGCTATGCTGTGGTTGAGGAGCATATGAAGAAGTCGGCGTGA
- the ppc gene encoding phosphoenolpyruvate carboxylase yields the protein MDRQGAFPFLNPREFRLTESHADDVALLNRLLGDLLREQGEGDVLELLHALCASAGTSAKADCTKTGTEKIIRILRAFTIFFHGLNKIEEKETIRVNMLRQNLPASASRPESIAAALSELRGLGIDASQIQALLEGLEVIPTFTAHPTEARRRAVLDGLNAIVHCLADRMLSAGVPTLDEPLERAARIERDLRRLLVQLWETREIAPHSVTVEEEVANALYFFEQTVIPVAVWLHQDLKAALEANYPGETFSLPVVPRFHSWVGGDRDGNPNVTPEDTWRTLHAHKALILDHYLAEIDRVERDLHLSSKLVRVDPELLKSLAKDDAELPLPPSLRERLADEPYIRKLAYIRERLRATREHVHGLKDFQFKDDDVPMRDTAYGNRAQFIADLELCRRSLISHGAARLAESGPLAELALKARLFGFHLASLDVREHSEVHEEVVGELLEAAGVLGSARYAELDEAERVAVLTRELKSPRPLVPRHWKGSERTRDLLELFRLIRHAKRHLSRKSVLAYVVSMTHGVSDILEVLLLAKEGGALRTRGNPPTWHCDIHVVPLFETIEDLGRCPDLVQAMLKHEVYRASIETKGSLQEVMLGYSDSTKDGGFLAANWALYRAQERLAAACREAGVFLRLFHGRGGTVGRGGGRANRAILAQATGSLGGRVRFTEQGEVVAFRYSLPPLANRHLEQIFNAVILASAPGRGQPDVDPAWPEVMDHLADHSRRTYRKLVYDDADFWSFYCQASPIAHISHLPIASRPVHRPTGGGAEDVGLHSLRAIPWNFAWTQNRYCVPGWYGVGSALEAFAGESDERLRLLRKMHREWPFFQVLIENAQIELVRADMDTAALYAARTQPKGLGKKFHETIQSEYRRTKEWVLKIIEDDRLLAHAEPVLRTVEMRNRLLRPLSELQIALMDAWDALPEDDRGREHWQEALLLSVTAVAAAMQSTG from the coding sequence ATGGACCGCCAGGGCGCTTTCCCCTTCCTGAATCCGCGTGAGTTCCGGCTGACGGAATCCCACGCGGACGACGTCGCGCTCCTCAATCGCCTGCTCGGCGACCTCCTTCGCGAGCAGGGGGAAGGAGACGTCCTCGAACTGCTCCATGCCCTGTGCGCAAGTGCGGGCACGTCCGCCAAGGCGGACTGTACGAAGACAGGCACGGAGAAAATCATAAGGATTCTCCGGGCCTTCACCATCTTCTTCCATGGGCTCAACAAGATCGAGGAAAAGGAAACCATCCGGGTGAACATGTTGCGGCAGAACCTTCCCGCCAGCGCGTCCCGCCCGGAGTCGATCGCCGCGGCCCTCTCGGAGCTCCGCGGCCTCGGGATCGACGCCTCGCAAATCCAGGCGCTCCTCGAGGGCCTTGAAGTCATCCCGACGTTCACCGCTCATCCGACCGAGGCACGGCGCCGGGCCGTGCTCGACGGACTCAACGCCATAGTGCACTGCCTCGCGGACCGGATGCTTTCCGCCGGCGTTCCGACGCTCGACGAGCCGCTGGAGCGCGCCGCACGCATCGAGCGGGACCTCCGAAGGCTCCTTGTCCAGCTCTGGGAGACAAGGGAGATCGCGCCGCATTCCGTCACGGTCGAAGAGGAGGTGGCGAACGCCTTGTACTTTTTCGAGCAGACGGTCATTCCGGTGGCCGTATGGCTGCACCAGGACCTCAAAGCCGCCCTGGAGGCGAACTACCCGGGCGAGACTTTCTCCCTTCCCGTCGTCCCGCGCTTCCACTCATGGGTCGGCGGTGACCGGGACGGCAACCCGAACGTCACTCCCGAGGACACATGGCGCACCCTGCACGCCCACAAGGCGCTGATCCTCGACCACTATCTCGCCGAAATCGACCGCGTCGAGCGGGACCTTCACTTGAGCAGCAAACTGGTTCGGGTGGATCCCGAGCTGCTGAAATCCCTCGCAAAGGACGACGCCGAGCTGCCGCTTCCGCCTTCCCTCAGGGAGCGGCTCGCCGACGAGCCCTACATCAGGAAACTCGCCTACATACGCGAGCGGCTCAGGGCGACGCGGGAGCATGTTCATGGCCTCAAGGACTTCCAGTTCAAAGACGACGATGTACCCATGCGCGATACGGCCTACGGCAACAGGGCTCAATTTATAGCCGACCTGGAACTTTGCCGCCGCAGCCTCATAAGCCATGGCGCCGCCCGCCTGGCCGAGAGCGGGCCGCTCGCCGAGCTTGCCCTGAAGGCCCGCCTCTTCGGGTTCCATCTCGCCTCGCTTGACGTCCGCGAGCACAGCGAGGTCCACGAGGAAGTGGTCGGGGAGCTCCTGGAGGCCGCGGGCGTCCTCGGCTCCGCCCGTTACGCGGAGCTCGACGAGGCGGAGCGTGTGGCCGTCCTCACGCGCGAGCTGAAGTCGCCGCGCCCCCTTGTTCCAAGACACTGGAAGGGCTCGGAGAGGACGCGAGACTTGCTCGAGCTCTTCCGGCTCATCCGCCACGCGAAGCGTCATCTTTCCCGCAAGTCGGTGCTGGCCTACGTCGTCAGCATGACCCACGGGGTGAGCGACATCCTCGAGGTCCTCCTTCTGGCAAAAGAAGGCGGTGCGCTTCGGACGCGGGGCAATCCGCCGACGTGGCACTGCGACATCCACGTGGTGCCGCTCTTTGAAACCATCGAGGACCTCGGCCGCTGCCCCGACCTTGTGCAAGCCATGCTCAAGCACGAGGTCTATCGGGCCTCCATCGAGACGAAGGGCAGCCTGCAGGAAGTCATGCTCGGCTATTCCGACAGCACGAAGGACGGAGGATTCCTCGCGGCGAACTGGGCGCTCTATCGCGCGCAGGAGCGCCTGGCGGCGGCGTGCCGCGAGGCGGGCGTCTTCCTGCGCTTGTTCCACGGCCGCGGCGGCACCGTCGGACGCGGCGGCGGGCGCGCGAACCGCGCCATCCTCGCCCAGGCGACGGGGAGCCTCGGAGGTCGCGTGCGCTTCACCGAGCAGGGCGAGGTCGTCGCGTTTCGCTACAGCCTGCCGCCGCTCGCGAACCGCCACCTCGAGCAAATATTCAACGCCGTCATCCTCGCGAGCGCTCCCGGACGCGGGCAGCCGGACGTTGACCCCGCATGGCCGGAAGTTATGGACCATCTCGCGGACCACTCGCGCCGGACCTACCGGAAGCTCGTGTACGACGATGCGGATTTCTGGTCCTTCTATTGCCAGGCCTCGCCCATCGCCCACATCAGCCATCTGCCCATCGCGTCCCGCCCGGTTCACCGGCCCACGGGAGGCGGCGCCGAGGACGTCGGGCTTCACTCGCTCCGGGCCATCCCGTGGAACTTCGCCTGGACCCAGAACCGCTACTGCGTGCCCGGCTGGTACGGGGTCGGGAGCGCCCTCGAGGCCTTCGCCGGCGAAAGCGACGAGCGGCTCCGGCTCCTCAGAAAAATGCACCGCGAATGGCCGTTCTTCCAGGTGCTCATCGAAAACGCCCAGATCGAGCTCGTGCGGGCGGACATGGACACCGCCGCCCTGTACGCGGCCCGCACGCAGCCCAAGGGATTGGGGAAAAAATTTCACGAAACCATCCAAAGCGAATACCGCCGCACCAAGGAGTGGGTGCTCAAGATCATCGAGGACGACCGCCTGCTCGCGCACGCCGAGCCCGTCCTGAGAACCGTCGAGATGCGCAACAGACTGCTGCGGCCCCTGAGCGAGCTTCAGATCGCCCTCATGGACGCCTGGGACGCGCTGCCGGAGGACGACCGAGGGCGCGAGCACTGGCAGGAGGCGCTGCTCCTGAGCGTCACAGCGGTCGCCGCCGCCATGCAGAGCACGGGATAG